In Lycium ferocissimum isolate CSIRO_LF1 chromosome 7, AGI_CSIRO_Lferr_CH_V1, whole genome shotgun sequence, the sequence gtacgtagacggtTATATGTAGACGACATGTGacgtagccttgtcggctaccattcttttatgtacggatatgtatatatatatatatatatatatatatatatatatatatatatatatatatatatatatatatatcttgatgGTACATAGTTCATGATGTTATCCTTTCTTGAGTCAGTATAGTTCAGATTGAGTTACTTATGGACCCTTGTTATTTAATGTTATCCaggtacgagtataggggtgtttggtcactagagatcaggcactcgtcatgactcatcggtttgggtcatgacactcaTCAACAGGTTTGTGTATGGCAGCAAGACCATCACATATTCCCTTAAACTCCTTCTAATATTCATCAAGTTTCTTAGATCCTAACTTGATGTTTTGCAGTTGTTGTTTCAGTTGAAACTCCTTGTCCTTTGTTGCTTGAAGATATGCTTCTTCTAAGCATTCCCACATCTCCTTGGCTGTAGAACAACCAACAATGAAATACATGCTTTCCTCAGTCATAGTACCTAATATCCATGTTCTCAATAGCATATCTTTCTCCTCGCAATCACTGTCTTGTTTTTCCTTCTCCTTATCAGCAGGAGCCTTTTCCTTTCCATCTGTGACAAATGATTCTTCCTCGCTTGCTTTCTCTTCCTTAATCCAGTCAAGTACTTTCAGAACTTGCATGAGTTGCATGATCTGAGTCCTCCAAATCAAATAGTTAGTAGGCTTAAGTTTGATAATACAAGCAACAATGAAATAATGGTGTAAAGAAGAAGTTGACAGTGACATAGGAGATGAGGTTGAGGCCATTGTGGGAAGTTTTTTAGAGTGATTTGATACGCAGCTTTGGCTTTCTttaatgctctgataccatgtagaaAACACAGTATAGAAAGGGAAAAGAGAAGCCTTGTATATATTTCAAGTGATGATTTACAAAGTGTAAATGAAGCCTTCTTATATAGGCTCGAGATCACTGATGGATGCATGCAGGTATGATGAGTCCTACTTAACTTCTACTACATGTGTGTATCCTAATCATACTCATGTACATCTGACACACTAAGGATATACACGGATATACCACTGATATACATAGTCTCTATTCTATCTGATGAAGAGTTCTATTGCTACTAGACTGCTACTGACTCTTAGTCACTAACAtatttaatcttccgtgtataagctaaactctatgcACTAAATCAtttactatataagtaaaggacacacatacgAATAAATGATCTATTTAAATCattattaaaaattgaataaacaattattttataataaatactatatccaaacacatggttaatagtatatatcccaacaactctaacataatcttttaacatTACCATTAACAAAGAATACaatcaaaaatagaaaataagcTAGAAAGCGATCTCAACCTTTCGTGCTTATAATTCCACATGTCAGCCATAGAAGGTGCATTGATAATTACTTGAGTAATTACTTGAGTAAAGTCTAATAGAGCAGAGCCAAACTCCATAAATTATATTTCGGACCTTTTCCTAGCGTGATGTAAATGTTGATCAAACAATCTTCAGTATGTTTTGCTGTGTTGCTTAAGTTACGACTGATTCTAACACGAGTTAAGTTTTGTGTTCACTAGACTCAACCTTGTCTCCTTGTTCTTGGAAGCTACTTGCACGTGTAAAACCAATTAAATTACAATTATGAGTACTCTGTGGTCTTCTGGATCGGTGCATATGGCACACGTTATAGAAATCAAAGTCAACTTCTCATGCATGTGATAGTACTATATCCCTAATGGCATAATCCATACTTCTCCCATCAGAAGTCACAAAACTTTCTTTCAACCCCTAATTTTTGCTAGCTCTTTCTTCTCTACATTTTATTGTTTTAACTACTTCctcaatttcaatttatgtgtttcactttctttttagtCATATTAGAAAAGAGCATTACTTTCTACATTTAGACACTTTCAAATTGAACATCAGACATGTCATATTCAAGACTACTGATTCCCTTGCAAATAATGACTTGAATTGCAATGTCCCAATTTGGTATTCAGAACTATCTCAACTGCCTAGGGATGCTAGGGAAAATTTCAACATGGATAGACTTGGCCTTCCTTCCTTTCGTACCAAACAGAAAAGGAACTCGTTTAGCATAGATAGACATTTGCAAAGAATTTATGTTTTTGATGTCTCCTGATGAGATGTATAGTAATTTCAGGGgagtttatatgtatatgctaaCATAACTTCCTTCAGGACCCTGTTTGAGAGCTTATTTGCTATCCTACACCCTTGTACATGTTGGAGCATGTTCCAACATTCGTAGGCTATGGAATATAGGATTTTCTATATTCCTATCATTTACTGCTTtcttataaatatataccggTCCATGCTCACTGAGcagaaatggataaaaaaaaaaaaaaaaaaattatgcaacTTTCAGCTTTagaccactttttttttttcttttcagaaacTTTATATTcagttaaattaaaataaattggaACGAAGGGAGTATCTTTTTAAGGATAAGCTCCCGCTCTAGCTCTCTAGCTCATTGGTCTATCCCTTTGCTCTATTTTTGCTAATTTGGCCCTTTATCTCACAttatcaatttatttttctaattcTCTTGGGAAAATATCCTTGAGCATATCATTTCACTTTCAaaaatttagtaattttttttcgtAATTATATATCGTTATTTTCTCTTCAAGGATATATAGACGTTGAGATTTAAGTACTGTTTCTAGTATATACTCCATATAGTAGTACATTGACCCTGTCACATAACGATTATATTTTGCTGATACAAAAGGACATATTATTACTCTGTTTgaattggttgaattttaaGAAGAGGTCCCTTTCccttcttccaagttccaagtAGTGTGTTCTTTCAATCAAAAAGATTCTACGAGTAATTTGAATTGTTGCTTAAAAATCACTTAAAGTATCATAGGCTTCAAATGCAATTCACTCATTACTAATATACTAGTATATGATCTTGTCCTAGAATGACTTATCCCCTTTTCGTCCCGTAGACAAAGTAATAGAATATTATTAGGTGATTTTACATTCTCTTGTGTCTACTTTATGTTAAACGTACTTAGAGATCTAGCTATATAATTACAGAACGCAATGTTGGTCAAACAATCTCCAATTATAATAATCTATAATTCTTCATAGTTTTACTGCCAGCTCATTGGTTAATCCtattaattgaagaaaaaacaGGTGCTTAAGAGACACTCTTTTCCTAGGGTGTCAAAGCAATCACTCACTAGTAAGTTAAGTAACTATGAAATTGCTCCAACAAGAATTAAGGTTTGTGTTTACTAGACCCCAACATCATCACCTGGTTAATTCTCCAAAAACTGTAATTAAAATCAATTCCAAGAATTACCACTAagagaaaatgaattaattaagtAGGAATGAGTGTACTAAACTTCTCATAAGTCATGATCATGCATGTGACACCCCTTCTATATAAACCTTAGCACTCTCTTGACAATTTTCCCATCCAATAAGCACAGCAAATCAAAGCCATTCTCTTAAAAATTCCTTGTTACATTTctccaagagaaaaaaaaaatggaaaaacttGTCCTTCCCCTAATTTTACTTCTCATTTTCTCTATCTTTGTTGTTGAGGGTGCAGTTGTGTCTAAATTTGTAGAATCACAATGCAAGCATACTCGTTATCCAGATCTATGTATGAGTTCTCTTGCAACTCATgtgaatccaacatcacaagatcctcaagaaatagctcaagtTGCTTTGAAAGTGAGCATAGTGAAGGCAGTATACACAAAAAACTACCTGAAAACAGTGTCCAAAGAACTCAAACAAAACAAGGCTAAGGAATATCAAGCGGTGAAAGATTGTTTAGATCAAATGTCAGATAGCGTTTCTCAGCTCACAAATTCATTCAAAGAGTTCCAACACATGAAGAGTGCAGAAAATAGTGAAGGAGATTTTGCTTGGTATCAAAGCAATGTTCAAACTTGGCTTAGTACAGTGTTGACAGACACATATATTTGCATGGATGGGTTTAATGGGTTCCCCATGGGTGGTAAGACGATGGCTATGATTAAAGCTAGGGTACTAAATGTTGCTCAAGTTACTAGCAATTCGTTGGCTTTGCTTAATGGATTTGCAGTTAGGCATAGAGTTTCTCGTCACTCCAGCCCTGGCAAAATTAACAAGCCCTAGTGATCAGGACTTTGGAGAAGTCACTCAAATCTTGAatatctttatttaattttatatcttatagatattttttgttatgtatGTCAAAAATCGTATGTAACTTCTACAATAAAATTCACGTCGAGAAAATAATATTCAAGACAGAAAAATATCACATTATagtattttatttcaaatatgaTGAGCATTACAATCTCCACTAATCCTCTGAttcttctttttgaaaatatattcaagggcttttgagcttgatcttgaattcggtgaacttgatcttgactttttttttttaattataaattttcatGATGTAAGTCATGGCGGCAATGTACATTATTCATGAAAAAACACAAAAGCATATGGGGGGACTAGACCAAATACCCATGTATACATCGCAAATTGCAGTGCCGTCCAGGCAAAACAGGAGAATGTTTCCACATTATATGTTGCACATTCTCACTAAGCTACAAGGCTATACAATTAGCTAACAGAAGTTGGTCTTGCCATAACTCATATCTGATCCTAATATTGGGCAACTACATTCCATAAAAAACAAATGGACCTTTAATACCAGCTGGTATCTGATCAAAGGCGTTATAAAGCATCTGTTCGTCCAAAGTTGTAGCCAATTTAGCAAGGTAATCTGTTACTTTGTTGGCTTCCCTATAGGAGTGAGAGAAGGTAATTCCATTATTGTTAATCAACTTTGCGGCATCCTCGATCTACAATAGTCTTCAAGTTAATGTTTTGAGAGGTCTTGTCCTTCATCATATCTACAACAAGAAGTGAATCCATCTCAATGATGCACTGATCATGACCACTGTCCCTGAGCCATTTCACACCAAATCAAGCAGCCATAGCCTCAACAACAATGTGATCCTTACACTTTACAGGTGCAGCAAAAGCAAAAAACAAATCTCCTGAGTTGTCCCTAGCAATGCCAGCTTTTTCTTTTATGCCCAAAAAACTTCCATCAGTATTGACTTTTGTATCCCATTCTAGGGCTTTCTCCAAGCCACCATTTTGGCAATGAGTCTAGGTCTCAGTTTCTCAACCATCTCACACAGTTGTGTCCATTGAAGTTCCATTTTGTACATAGGGAATGCCTTATTCATAGATGCTTTAATGTGCCAAAAAACATGTTAACCTATTGTTCCTCCATTTTTCTAATGCAGAATCTGGTTTGAGTGTCATATCTGCAAGAACATCTTGTCGTCTACAGCTCCCAACATATCACCACATGATTGATCTGAATCATCATTCTATGAATTGCCTTATTTCAGATGTTTTCCACCAATCATGTAAGAAACCCCTTACTGGTTTGCTTTGGTATATAATGGGCAAAAGATGGCCAAATTACTTTCACAAACTCTGAGCAGGCTCACTCTCAATGAAAAGGTAATCTCTGGTTGAGGAGTGTCATCGCACAGGCAATTCAATAGATTTCTGTTTCTATACCTGCAaattaataacatcattagaaGTCAATTTAATCTGATTAGTCTCcatgataaaaagaaaaattaaaaggaaCATTGTTAGGCCAAATTCTTTTGATAAGAGAGTCTGACAGTCCGGTATCTCTAATGGTTTTCCATGCTGATCTGTTGGAAAAAAACACCATCATTAGAAGCATTCTAGTTAAGGAAATCACTTCTGTTGCTAGACCCAATCTTCATGCTTGTCACATGAATACATGATCAACAAGCCATCTTGGGATAACTGTCAGTAGCCTCTGCAAATCCCAAACTTGATTGTTAAAGAAACTTTTCACCTGAGTCTTGATAGGGTGTCTTTGATCAGGAGTCAGGACAATGGATATACAGCTATAGGACCATAGCTTGTACCAGAAACTACAATTCCCTTTTTGTATATTCCAAATCATATTGTGCTTAGTTTTGGATCTAGTTTGAGTGAGAGTCTTCCAAATATAAGAATTACCAGAAATCTAAACTTTTGAAACAGGATGAACCTTAACACAATATTTTGCTTTGGTGAATTTAGCCCATAATGAATCTTGCCCTCTGAATCTCCACCACCTCTTAATATTGAGAATGCCAATAAAATTTAGattcttacaacttcatttatATATGCAGAATGCATCTCCAACTCGTAATTtctagtctttttttttttttttttttttggtcctgGCATTATGTATTTGAAAAATATCACAATATCGTGTGAAAGGGAAAATGCATGATCATACCTAGGAGTGACAAATGAGAGTATTGGCTGAATTTAATGGGTTAAATTAATAAATGGGTCATGTCCCAACCTTAATGAGTCAGGTCAAGATGGGGTAAACAATGATTTCATAGTCCGATCGGTAAGTCTtaccaagttttattttttctgttaGTCTTCTTATAATTTGGTTTACTACAAAACAAAAACGATAaaactctttttcttctttattatagttatatatatatataacatatcaaaaaataagaaaaaaaatataaaaagtttaACGAAATTTCTGATAGGTCAATTTGAGTTACATATACCttaaaattaataactttagaCGATTTCAATTTGGATAGATCAAAATGGGCTGAGTTACACTAACTTTGCACCCCTAATCATAAGCAAACTAAATAAAAAGAGGtttaaagtaaaagaaactGTTATGCAATTAGACACTATAAACATAATGCAAGTTTAGTGCACTGTTAATATGTTATGCAAAAGTAAGGTAAAATAAATAATCACAAACTcgaataaaattttaaaatattatccaacaaaaactttgataattctccaaggattttttttttttttttttttttaaagtagaaATGTCGTCTCCTCTTTCCCTTCTATTTTACGTGCCTAAAGTTTCTTCCAATTTCGATAACGAAATCGTATAACCATATTTCTGAGATCTAATGAAGAATTTACGTAACAGAGCTTAATGCTTATAACTCAGCAGATAACCTGACACTAGTTTATTCTTTCAACTTTTTTGGATAAATGCTCTTTTCAGGGGAAGCTAATTAATTAAACAGCAAAGATCATGTACAtaaaatttgacaaaatcaaTTTCACTAAAGAATTAAGATTCGAAGTCAAAGTGAACGTAATTACACATAAATTAGACAATAACGGTGATGCCTAAGGTTGCTCGCGAAACTTTCTCTGCGtatataattatattataaCCTGCAAAGGACGCATTCTATTGATTAGAAAATGTTACTTAAGTTTACGAGTGACTCTAACATGAATTAAGGTTTGTGTTTACTAGACCCAAACTTTTTTCTCTGTTCTTGGAAGCTACTTGCACGTGTAAATTACAATtatgaatactatgatcttCTGGATCCGTGTGCAGACGGCACACGTTACAGAAAACAAAGTCAAGTTATCATGCATGTGGTACTATACCCTAATTCATACTTTTCCCATCACAATTCACAAAACTATCTTACAACCCAAATGTTTGCATATGTAGTTCTTTCTTCCTTGCATTTTAAAGATCTAATCTATATAcagtaaaatttaaaaagtttaactgagtattttatttatcttagcTTCTTCAAAAATCCATAAACATGATATGAGGGTGTTGTGCATGCAAAATCCCTTTGACTAGTCCAATTTTGGAATTATCTTGTGCTTGACTTAATATtaacttcattattttattttattttatgatacGGGTTAAACATAATTGGTGGACATAAATTAAGACCCGTAATAGGTTGCGCGCATTGTAGTTTCGAGCATTAAGGTATAATATGACATACAGATCTTGTAATATTGTTTacttacttttacttgtcatattttttattcattttacaGTTTTAATTACTCCCTCTATTTTAATTCATGtatcttattttccttttcagtATGTTCAAAGAAGAACGCCACAGAGTTCAAAGAATATTTGATAAATTGTACACAAATTTAATTATCAcaaattcagaaaaaaaaaaattactcattctgtctcaatttatgtgacatagttcGGATTTCGGGAATGAAACAGTTTAATTTTGACCGTGAATTCAGGCATGAAATCTtcaagttttttgaaataaaatttacatatttggaaactacgtaAAACACGTATTAGAAGTCACAATgattaacaattcaaaataattaaaggatatatgaaaaaaattattatcaaagaaagacttgtttgaatcttgaaatttgaaaggtgccacataaattgagacaagaGGAGTGTTTTTTTAAACTTAGTGTCCAGTCAAACTAGAcgtatataaattaaaacggaagaatatctcttaagAACCATATATTGACTTGAGTTGTTATGTAGTATATAATAAGGATGAAGCTCCCGCTCACTCTAATAAGCTCTGGCATTGGAGTAAAATGGTCTATCCCTTGCTCTGTTTGGCTATTTTGGCCTTTTATTTCACACaatcaatttctttttctaattctcttgaaaaacTCCTTGATCATTGTATTTGTAAAATATTGATATGCTACGTGGCTAATTCAGATGTCGACATGTGAAAATACAAGTCTAGTCAATTCTAAGTCAAACACAAGTCACCTTGGCGGAAGATCGGGAGATCACTCGGGACGGAAATCTACTTCGGGTTCACAACAAGCTTACCCTGAGTCCTCATACGTATGATAATCTTTGCTCGCCCGGAGTCAAGTGTTTGGTCAATCATCAGTATCCGAATAGGATAAGCTTCCCGGGCTAACAGACTCCGAAATATTCAGAGACCACTACAATAGTTACAATTCAACATAAGTTATGTACGAAACGTGCAGATAATGGTCAAATGAGGAGTAGAGCTGTcaatatgggcttggcccactaGGCCGGCCCACTAGGCCGGCCCAACCCAACTCTTTATTTAAGTAGGGTTGAAATTTCAGATTTTTGCTCCATATAGAAGTAAGCGCTCAAAAACCAGCCTCTCTGACCCGCCGACCTCAAGGTTGACCGAGGCCACCTCGAAAGTAagtaaaagaataataaattaattaattttaaaaaaatataagtaaattaaacaaaaagataaaaagtaatgagaaaaaaaagaatgtatTTACTACTGAGTAGTAAATTAGAAACTAGAGTAATACGTTTTagtcttagaatttatattatgtttaatttcttttgaacgtgatctgaattagtgataaaaaataatcatttttatttgttctcttaaatttttttcttctatgataTGAATTTGCGCAAGAATGGGTTGTAGAAGATTCTATTTCATATTGCAAAAGTTTCATGCCCAAATTGTACCAAAAATCActtagaaaatattatttcGGAAGACGAAAAAACTTAAAAGGCTGGCCCGTCCCAAATTTCGCGACCCTCTTAGGGTCAAGAAGCATTATTTTTTTCACCCCTTCAATTAAACGCTATTAAAAGAAAATCCATCCGTCATCaccatttaatttaattttgtacTTTTGCGC encodes:
- the LOC132064074 gene encoding 21 kDa protein-like codes for the protein MEKLVLPLILLLIFSIFVVEGAVVSKFVESQCKHTRYPDLCMSSLATHVNPTSQDPQEIAQVALKVSIVKAVYTKNYLKTVSKELKQNKAKEYQAVKDCLDQMSDSVSQLTNSFKEFQHMKSAENSEGDFAWYQSNVQTWLSTVLTDTYICMDGFNGFPMGGKTMAMIKARVLNVAQVTSNSLALLNGFAVRHRVSRHSSPGKINKP